Proteins encoded within one genomic window of Kibdelosporangium phytohabitans:
- a CDS encoding polymorphic toxin-type HINT domain-containing protein, which produces MAAVLFSTLVAAVGVPASAAPSNRPPVPQEKVIPHSVVPLGKQHVAATRDEGPRRAISWPAAGTAEVDFAAARKADQASGLPVRLREPAGPEKVRVAMADQAVSRRAGVTGVLVALDLHAGKPGPATVSVDYSSFRYAAGADFGSRLRLVRMPACAVTTPDVPDCQRQTPLTSRNDASAQTVTATVPVEKQTVVAAVGGPSGAQGTFEASSLSPSGTWGTSGNSGSFTWSYPITAPSTAGGGASVALSYDSGSVDGRTSGTNSQPSWIGQGWEYSPGYIERTYRACSTDEALPKEHRTDDLCWAGQIVTLNLDGKSTPLVFDAATGWHTGSENGARIQLVNDPGNGAYRGEYWKITTTDGTSYYFGRDKGPGHTGQQVTNSAWTVPVYGPKPGNPCYNAAGFDKSTCTQAWRWNLDFVEDPVGNVKAYYYDRETGFYGPNKNTTSVEYTRGGVLRRIDYGIRLKNGSMYGQTVPGQVLFDVTERCTPNGAITCAPDQFKRENALHWPDTPVDMDCKKDAKCENHSPTFWSTKRLSTITTQYNAGAGPIKVDVYRLTQSFPGVGDLELRLDQIERTGFGKDGKSIVLPPVKFTSQMYANRVEGYNNHPPLPHWRLTNVTTETGSSINVKYSEVECTATNVPADQSNVGKRCFPVYWGLDLNNPDLVLDYFHKYVVDQVEVQDWEAVSPTQTTTYTYVGAPAWHFDDNEVVKPKNRTYGQFRGYGQVEVRTGKAPDKTTLTRTTYYRGMNDDVMPKGGKRPAEVVNSLGEKVPDNDNFAGSVREVQTFDGNELVSSSITDMKVVKTTATRKRDGMNALTADIVATERSRDFTALAAGGTRGTKTVNEYDAIGRLSATTSSGDGVADMCTTMKYADNTESWIRDRVKEVITSLQACPATGGDQSPIIAATQTYYDGQDKLGVITGAGLATRTDTATANTNGSLQYETTAKAEYDASGRATQTTDAANSTTTTAYTPVDGGIVSKVVTTNALGQSSTMELEPSRGKTLVAEDVGKRRTEGKYDELGRLTEVWRPGRMRGSDANTKYSYQLRADKPSTITTQTLVDTGETTAYITSIDIFDGMGRLRQTQADDTSKPAGVANRVVKDLFYDSHGWMVRANTRYVTDGPPTTTLISVADAAVDARTVSSFDGAGRPTAVTSYRGLVATSETRTVYGGDRVTTIPPKGGVTSTTVSDVRGNNTSLLSYTAPPTITGRIVSGGAPQTSTYKYNAQGQLDRMTDSAGNAWTYGYDFLGRQDRSADPDSGARTSTFDLAGRVTSVKDARGQVLSYEYDKLGRRITEYSGKKEDNKKLASWTYDTSPGGVGKPAYNTRHTPQGDYVSGIKNYDSDGNPAVQVIGIPQSETGFAGIYETTLTYTTTGLLRSASKEARGGLPAEVINMYYDRFGNATKTAGYNTYVLDSSYTPFREPSQYTLGVNDSTGWLTYDRDSQTRRLTKANLSAKQAWSQIDDLQYSYDQFGNLKKIANTQGQLDAGGRIRTQCFDYDSLTRLSEAWTATDNCAAAPSAANVGGPKPYWTSWTFDPTGLRKSQVKHGLSSSTDTTTAYSYPTPGATAVRPHAVQSSTTGGLTTSYEYDASGSTKARKLPGGTQTLEWNEYNRLAKMTTPAGETSYVYDADGIQLLRRDPGKNTLFLPGEELARDTKTGAIAGTRYYEHNGTVVALRVGAGVPQYLQADQHGTNQVSVSSTGFAVTRRELDPYGNPIGTTEGGIWPDNHGFLNKPHNEVTGLSDIGARNYDPEIGRFISVDPLIDLSSPQQWTGYTYANNNPTTLSDPSGLAPCGARPCEDPPKGNPCGARPCGEWGDGRPPSNPCGARPCDPPPKKNPCGARPCEQPSQVNKTKTTKYPNRTPKEHTDLTQDPKRRKTLLRQNFDRLRDSQQTNYDEFLEFRSAFCAEYPDETGCVPTDRTGVFLDIMGFFHPAFDGISMVRDAVNGDWDSVANDAVGLIPGVGDALKVAKNGRKLCSFSGDTQVVMADGSTKPIEDIEAGDQVLATDPETGEKGARTVTATMVHEDTLQDLVTEDGSKVTTTEDHPFWNDTDRQWQRADQLDPGDRLLTANGASTRVAGMRLVSAHLGAAHNLTVDDLHTFYVLVGTDPVLVHNTCPVFKEGRRYEDMVTLSNGKDYLIGADKTWGDGKTLVLEDVFVVPADGVANQESLRHSLGPDGRGEMLGLLRNRYGAQAASQGYDRMEITFTRTTGNEGHRGRIPINLK; this is translated from the coding sequence ATGGCAGCTGTGCTGTTCAGCACGCTCGTCGCCGCTGTCGGAGTCCCGGCGTCCGCAGCGCCGAGCAACCGGCCGCCGGTACCACAGGAGAAGGTGATCCCACATTCCGTTGTACCACTGGGAAAACAACACGTAGCAGCGACCCGGGACGAAGGCCCGCGGCGGGCCATCAGCTGGCCGGCCGCCGGCACCGCCGAGGTGGACTTCGCCGCAGCGCGCAAAGCCGACCAAGCGAGCGGTCTGCCGGTCAGGCTGCGTGAGCCGGCAGGCCCTGAGAAAGTCCGAGTGGCCATGGCTGACCAGGCCGTGAGCCGCCGAGCCGGCGTGACCGGTGTGCTTGTCGCGCTGGACCTCCACGCCGGCAAGCCAGGCCCGGCGACAGTCAGCGTCGACTACAGCTCGTTCCGGTACGCCGCCGGCGCGGACTTCGGATCACGGCTGCGTCTGGTGCGGATGCCCGCATGCGCGGTGACCACGCCCGACGTCCCCGACTGTCAGCGGCAGACGCCGCTGACTTCCCGCAACGATGCCTCGGCTCAGACCGTCACAGCCACTGTTCCAGTGGAAAAGCAGACCGTCGTCGCCGCCGTCGGCGGGCCGTCGGGCGCACAGGGCACGTTCGAGGCAAGCTCCCTGTCGCCATCGGGCACGTGGGGCACGTCCGGCAACTCGGGATCGTTCACCTGGAGCTATCCCATCACGGCGCCGTCGACGGCGGGCGGCGGCGCGTCAGTGGCCCTCTCGTACGACTCCGGCAGCGTCGACGGCCGGACCTCGGGCACCAACAGCCAGCCGTCATGGATCGGGCAGGGCTGGGAGTACTCGCCAGGCTACATCGAGCGCACCTACCGCGCCTGCTCGACGGACGAAGCTCTGCCGAAGGAGCACCGGACCGACGATCTGTGCTGGGCGGGGCAGATCGTGACGCTGAACCTGGACGGGAAATCGACGCCGCTCGTCTTCGACGCCGCCACCGGCTGGCACACCGGTTCCGAGAACGGTGCCAGGATCCAGCTCGTCAACGACCCAGGCAACGGCGCCTACCGGGGCGAGTACTGGAAGATCACCACGACGGATGGAACCTCGTACTACTTCGGCCGAGACAAGGGGCCCGGCCACACCGGCCAGCAGGTGACCAATTCCGCGTGGACGGTACCGGTGTACGGGCCGAAACCCGGGAATCCCTGCTACAACGCGGCGGGGTTCGACAAGTCCACCTGCACGCAGGCGTGGCGCTGGAACCTGGATTTCGTCGAGGATCCGGTCGGCAACGTGAAGGCGTACTACTACGACAGGGAAACCGGCTTCTACGGGCCGAACAAGAACACGACCTCGGTCGAGTACACCCGAGGCGGCGTGCTGCGCCGGATCGACTACGGCATCCGCCTGAAGAACGGCAGCATGTACGGCCAGACCGTGCCGGGCCAGGTGCTGTTCGACGTCACCGAGCGGTGCACGCCCAACGGCGCGATCACGTGTGCGCCCGACCAGTTCAAGCGCGAGAACGCCCTGCACTGGCCGGACACGCCGGTGGACATGGACTGCAAGAAGGACGCCAAGTGCGAGAACCACTCGCCGACGTTCTGGTCGACGAAGCGGTTGTCCACGATCACCACGCAGTACAACGCGGGTGCGGGTCCAATCAAGGTGGACGTCTACCGGCTGACACAGTCCTTCCCGGGTGTCGGCGACCTCGAGTTGCGGCTGGACCAGATCGAGCGCACCGGGTTCGGCAAGGACGGCAAGTCGATCGTACTGCCACCGGTGAAGTTCACCAGCCAGATGTACGCCAACCGGGTGGAGGGGTACAACAACCACCCGCCCCTGCCGCACTGGCGGCTGACGAACGTCACCACCGAGACCGGTTCGTCCATCAACGTCAAGTACAGCGAGGTCGAGTGCACGGCGACGAACGTGCCCGCCGACCAGTCGAACGTGGGCAAGCGGTGCTTCCCGGTCTACTGGGGACTCGACCTGAACAACCCGGACCTGGTGCTGGACTACTTCCACAAGTACGTGGTCGACCAAGTGGAAGTCCAGGATTGGGAAGCTGTCTCGCCGACCCAGACCACGACGTACACGTACGTCGGCGCCCCGGCCTGGCACTTCGACGACAACGAGGTCGTCAAACCGAAGAACCGCACCTACGGCCAGTTCCGAGGCTACGGCCAGGTGGAGGTCCGGACCGGAAAGGCGCCTGACAAGACGACGCTGACCCGCACGACGTACTACCGCGGGATGAACGACGACGTCATGCCCAAGGGAGGCAAGCGCCCGGCGGAGGTGGTGAACTCGCTGGGTGAGAAAGTGCCGGACAACGACAACTTCGCCGGAAGCGTCCGTGAGGTGCAGACGTTCGACGGCAACGAACTCGTGTCGTCGTCGATCACCGACATGAAGGTCGTCAAGACCACTGCCACTCGCAAGCGCGACGGCATGAACGCGCTGACCGCGGACATAGTCGCCACCGAACGCAGCCGTGACTTCACTGCTCTCGCAGCTGGTGGCACACGCGGAACGAAAACCGTCAACGAATACGACGCCATCGGACGGCTGAGCGCCACCACCAGCTCAGGCGACGGCGTGGCGGACATGTGCACCACCATGAAGTACGCCGACAACACCGAGTCCTGGATCCGCGACCGCGTCAAGGAAGTGATCACGTCACTCCAGGCCTGCCCGGCCACTGGCGGGGACCAGTCGCCGATCATCGCGGCGACTCAGACTTACTACGACGGCCAGGACAAGCTGGGGGTCATCACGGGAGCCGGTCTGGCGACTCGAACCGACACCGCGACCGCGAACACCAACGGCTCCTTGCAGTACGAAACCACCGCCAAGGCGGAGTACGACGCGTCCGGACGTGCGACACAGACCACCGACGCCGCCAACAGCACCACCACAACGGCTTACACGCCCGTTGACGGCGGGATCGTGTCGAAGGTCGTCACGACCAACGCACTCGGACAGTCCTCCACCATGGAGCTGGAGCCTTCTCGCGGCAAGACGCTGGTCGCCGAGGACGTGGGGAAGCGCCGCACCGAGGGGAAGTACGACGAACTCGGCCGGTTGACCGAGGTGTGGCGGCCCGGCCGGATGCGGGGATCCGACGCCAACACCAAGTACAGCTACCAGCTACGCGCCGACAAGCCTTCGACGATCACCACGCAGACCCTGGTCGACACCGGCGAGACGACCGCCTACATCACGTCGATCGACATCTTCGACGGCATGGGGCGACTGCGCCAGACACAGGCCGACGACACCAGCAAGCCCGCGGGGGTGGCCAACCGGGTCGTGAAGGATCTCTTCTACGACTCGCACGGCTGGATGGTTCGCGCCAACACCCGCTATGTCACTGACGGCCCGCCGACCACGACGTTGATCTCAGTCGCGGACGCCGCGGTCGACGCACGAACCGTCAGCTCTTTCGACGGAGCCGGCCGGCCGACGGCAGTCACCAGCTACCGGGGTCTCGTAGCCACCTCGGAAACCCGGACGGTGTACGGCGGGGACCGCGTCACCACCATCCCGCCGAAGGGCGGGGTCACCAGCACGACGGTCAGCGACGTACGCGGAAACAACACTTCGCTGCTGTCGTACACAGCACCGCCCACCATCACCGGAAGAATCGTGTCCGGCGGAGCACCGCAGACGAGCACATACAAGTACAACGCGCAGGGTCAGCTCGATCGGATGACGGACTCGGCAGGCAACGCGTGGACCTACGGCTACGACTTCCTGGGCCGTCAGGACCGTTCCGCGGACCCGGATTCCGGGGCACGCACCTCCACCTTCGATCTCGCCGGCCGGGTCACCTCCGTGAAGGACGCGCGTGGCCAAGTCCTGTCGTACGAGTACGACAAGCTGGGCCGCCGGATCACCGAGTACTCCGGGAAGAAGGAAGACAACAAGAAACTCGCCTCGTGGACGTACGACACCTCGCCAGGTGGCGTCGGAAAGCCCGCCTACAACACCAGGCACACCCCACAGGGTGACTACGTCAGCGGGATCAAGAACTACGACAGCGACGGCAACCCCGCCGTCCAGGTCATCGGAATCCCGCAGTCGGAGACTGGTTTCGCAGGCATCTACGAGACCACGCTGACCTACACCACGACCGGCCTGCTGAGGAGCGCTTCGAAGGAAGCCCGCGGCGGCCTGCCCGCCGAGGTCATCAACATGTACTACGACCGGTTCGGCAACGCGACGAAGACGGCTGGGTACAACACCTACGTCCTCGACTCGTCGTACACGCCCTTCCGTGAACCATCCCAGTACACCCTCGGTGTCAACGACAGCACGGGGTGGTTGACCTACGACCGCGACTCGCAGACTCGCCGGCTCACGAAGGCGAACCTGTCAGCGAAGCAAGCGTGGTCGCAGATCGACGATCTGCAGTACTCCTACGACCAGTTCGGCAACCTCAAGAAGATCGCGAACACCCAGGGCCAGTTGGATGCCGGTGGGCGCATACGCACTCAGTGCTTCGACTACGACTCGCTGACCAGGTTGTCCGAAGCGTGGACAGCCACCGACAACTGCGCAGCCGCGCCGTCGGCGGCCAACGTCGGCGGCCCGAAGCCCTACTGGACCAGTTGGACCTTCGACCCGACCGGACTGCGCAAGTCACAGGTCAAGCACGGCCTCTCGTCCAGCACGGACACCACGACCGCGTACTCGTATCCCACGCCGGGCGCGACCGCGGTACGTCCGCACGCCGTCCAGTCCTCCACGACTGGTGGCCTGACAACCAGTTACGAATACGACGCGTCCGGCAGCACCAAAGCCAGGAAGCTGCCGGGTGGTACACAAACCCTGGAGTGGAACGAGTACAACCGTCTGGCCAAGATGACCACCCCGGCAGGCGAAACGTCCTACGTGTACGACGCGGACGGTATACAGCTGCTGCGGCGCGACCCCGGCAAGAACACCCTGTTCCTTCCAGGCGAGGAACTGGCACGCGACACCAAGACCGGCGCGATAGCCGGAACGCGGTACTACGAGCACAACGGCACCGTGGTCGCATTGCGAGTCGGTGCCGGAGTGCCGCAGTACCTGCAAGCGGACCAGCACGGCACCAACCAGGTCAGCGTTTCGTCAACCGGATTCGCCGTGACAAGAAGGGAACTTGACCCGTACGGCAACCCGATCGGAACCACCGAAGGCGGAATCTGGCCGGACAACCACGGTTTCCTCAACAAGCCGCACAACGAGGTCACCGGTCTCTCGGACATCGGGGCCCGCAACTACGATCCGGAGATCGGCCGGTTCATCTCCGTCGATCCGCTCATCGACCTGTCCAGCCCCCAGCAGTGGACTGGGTACACGTACGCCAACAACAACCCGACCACGCTGAGCGACCCGTCGGGCCTGGCTCCGTGTGGTGCCCGGCCATGTGAAGACCCACCAAAGGGAAACCCTTGTGGTGCACGCCCTTGTGGTGAATGGGGCGACGGCAGACCACCGTCGAACCCGTGTGGTGCTCGCCCGTGTGATCCGCCACCGAAGAAGAACCCCTGTGGCGCACGGCCGTGTGAACAGCCGAGCCAGGTGAACAAGACCAAGACCACCAAGTACCCGAACCGGACACCGAAAGAGCACACGGACCTGACACAGGACCCGAAGCGCCGCAAGACGCTCCTGCGTCAGAACTTCGACAGGCTGCGTGACTCACAGCAGACGAACTACGACGAGTTCCTGGAGTTCAGGTCCGCGTTCTGCGCCGAATACCCCGACGAGACCGGCTGTGTCCCCACGGACAGGACCGGAGTCTTCCTCGACATAATGGGCTTCTTCCACCCTGCCTTCGATGGGATATCGATGGTCCGCGACGCCGTCAACGGGGACTGGGACAGTGTCGCCAACGACGCCGTGGGCTTGATCCCCGGTGTCGGCGACGCGCTCAAAGTCGCCAAGAACGGCCGCAAACTCTGCAGCTTCAGCGGCGACACCCAAGTCGTCATGGCCGACGGCTCGACCAAACCCATCGAGGACATCGAAGCCGGCGACCAAGTCCTGGCCACAGATCCGGAAACGGGTGAGAAGGGCGCCCGGACCGTCACCGCCACCATGGTCCACGAGGACACACTGCAGGACCTGGTCACCGAGGACGGGTCGAAGGTCACCACGACCGAGGACCACCCGTTCTGGAACGACACCGACCGCCAGTGGCAGCGCGCCGACCAGCTTGACCCCGGCGACCGCTTGCTGACGGCAAATGGTGCTTCGACTCGTGTCGCGGGCATGCGGCTCGTCAGCGCACACCTTGGAGCGGCGCACAACCTCACCGTCGACGACTTGCACACGTTCTACGTGCTGGTCGGGACCGACCCGGTTCTCGTGCACAACACATGCCCTGTGTTCAAGGAGGGCAGGAGGTACGAAGACATGGTGACGTTGTCGAATGGCAAGGATTATCTGATCGGCGCCGACAAAACCTGGGGTGATGGCAAGACGCTCGTGTTGGAGGACGTTTTCGTCGTCCCAGCGGACGGTGTGGCCAACCAGGAAAGTCTACGGCACTCCCTGGGTCCGGATGGCCGTGGAGAAATGTTGGGTTTGCTGCGCAATCGCTACGGAGCTCAGGCTGCCAGTCAAGGATACGACCGGATGGAGATCACCTTCACGCGGACGACAGGAAACGAAGGCCACCGGGGGAGAATCCCGATCAACCTCAAGTGA